One stretch of Schizosaccharomyces pombe strain 972h- genome assembly, chromosome: III DNA includes these proteins:
- a CDS encoding uncharacterized protein (Schizosaccharomyces pombe specific protein), producing MTVDNVFIHAVPREQIRRRYSYFEAFEKNCHIQGILSKRALYMLIPCFMEFAVGSIVYSFGVPGWVLGMNTVLAAGFLVMFLFLVWPCFQLVDERQIEEPGEDEMALNAGGYYPYAEEVPPPSYPSLEEENEGNEEIEESEEMNTLLSK from the coding sequence ATGACTGTGGATAATGTATTCATCCATGCCGTCCCTCGCGAGCAAATTCGACGACGTTACTCTTACTTCGAAgcatttgaaaagaattgTCATATACAAggaattctttcaaaacgAGCTCTTTACATGCTAATCCCATGCTTCATGGAGTTTGCGGTTGGCTCCATCGTTTATAGTTTTGGTGTGCCGGGATGGGTGTTGGGAATGAATACTGTGTTGGCGGCTGGATTCCTTGTGATGTTCCTGTTCCTTGTGTGGCCGTGTTTTCAACTTGTAGATGAAAGACAAATTGAGGAACCGGGAGAAGATGAAATGGCGCTCAATGCCGGTGGTTATTATCCTTATGCCGAAGAGGTACCTCCTCCCAGTTATCCATCGCTCGAAGAGGAGAACGAAGGAAACGAAGAAATAGAAGAAAGTGAAGAAATGAACACccttttatcaaaataa
- the hta1 gene encoding histone H2A alpha gives MSGGKSGGKAAVAKSAQSRSAKAGLAFPVGRVHRLLRKGNYAQRVGAGAPVYLAAVLEYLAAEILELAGNAARDNKKTRIIPRHLQLAIRNDEELNKLLGHVTIAQGGVVPNINAHLLPKTSGRTGKPSQEL, from the coding sequence ATGTCTGGAGGTAAATCTGGTGGTAAGGCTGCTGTTGCCAAATCTGCTCAATCCCGTTCTGCCAAGGCCGGTTTGGCTTTCCCCGTTGGTCGTGTCCATCGTTTGTTACGTAAGGGTAACTATGCTCAACGTGTTGGTGCTGGTGCTCCCGTTTACTTGGCCGCCGTTTTGGAATATTTGGCTGCTGAAATTCTCGAATTGGCTGGAAACGCTGCTCGTGACAACAAGAAGACTCGTATCATTCCCCGTCATCTTCAACTCGCCATCCGTAACGATGAAGAGTTGAACAAACTTCTTGGTCACGTTACCATTGCTCAAGGTGGTGTTGTTCCCAACATCAACGCCCATCTTTTGCCCAAAACTTCTGGTCGCACTGGAAAGCCTAGTCAGGAGCTGTAA
- the akr7 gene encoding pyridoxal reductase has protein sequence MPIVNGFKVGPIGLGLMGLTWRPKQTPIKQAFELMNYALSQGSNYWNAGEFYGINPPTANLDLLADYFEKYPKNADKVFLSVKGGTDFKTLAPHGDPESVTKSVKNALTRLRGKKKLDLFQCARVDHKVPIETTMKALKAFVDSGEISCVGLSEASAESIKRALAIVPIAAVETEYSLFSRDIEKNGILDTCTQLSIPIIAYAPFCHGLLTGRVKTAEDLKDFIKAFPFLRNMDKFNPKVFEKNIPFLKAVEQLAQKFGMSMPEFALNFIIANGKGMIIPIPGSTTVQRAESNLSALKKSLSSEQLEEAKKVLDKHQIFGLRYNKQLESTLSI, from the coding sequence ATGCCTATTGTGAACGGTTTTAAAGTAGGACCTATTGGCTTAGGCCTTATGGGTTTAACTTGGAGACCCAAGCAAACTCCCATTAAACAAGCCTTTGAGTTAATGAATTACGCCTTGTCCCAAGGTTCGAACTATTGGAATGCTGGAGAATTCTATGGCATCAATCCTCCTACTGCCAATTTAGATTTGTTGGCtgattattttgaaaagtatccaaaaaatgccgataaagtatttttatCAGTTAAGGGAGGAACAGATTTTAAAACACTCGCTCCCCATGGAGATCCTGAATCAGTGACTAAGAGTGTAAAAAATGCACTTACTCGTTTACgtggaaagaaaaagctaGATCTCTTCCAATGTGCCCGAGTTGATCACAAAGTTCCAATTGAAACTACCATGAAAGCATTGAAGGCTTTTGTAGACTCAGGAGAAATTTCATGTGTCGGTCTTAGCGAGGCTTCTGCTGAAAGCATCAAACGCGCCCTTGCCATCGTGCCTATTGCGGCAGTCGAAACCGAATACTCTCTATTCTCACGAGATATCGAGAAAAATGGCATTCTCGATACTTGTACACAGCTCTCTATCCCAATAATCGCTTACGCGCCTTTCTGTCATGGACTTTTAACTGGGCGTGTCAAGACTGCTGAAGATCTTAAAGACTTTATCAAAGCATTTCCCTTCTTACGGAATATGGACAAGTTTAatccaaaagtttttgaaaaaaatatcccGTTTCTTAAAGCAGTCGAGCAATTGGCTCAAAAGTTTGGTATGAGTATGCCTGAATTCGCTCTTAACTTCATTATTGCAAACGGAAAAGGCATGATCATTCCTATTCCTGGATCTACAACTGTTCAACGAGCTGAGAGCAATCTTAGTGCACTCAAGAAATCTTTGAGTTCAGAACAACTTGAAGAGgctaaaaaagttttggaTAAACATCAAATCTTTGGACTTCGTTACAACAAACAACTTGAATCCACCCTTTCCATCTGA
- the ole1 gene encoding acyl-coA desaturase: MTAPSATAFSSATTQPTTEGNASMRKRTIPVVPSVPERKWDPKAPKHIQEQPWTMQNWWRHLNWLHCMLIFGLPMIAIYGVFTTPLQTKTLIFAIIYYAYSGLGITAGYHRLWSHRAYKAKKPLEYFLAAGGAAAFEGSIRWWSRDHRAHHRYTDTDKDPYNVKKGFWYAHVGWMIILQNPRRIGRSDVSDLNSDPFVMFNHRHFLPIASFMAFIFPSLFCGLLWGDYRGGYFYAGVCRLVFVHHATFCVNSLAHLIGSQPFDDTNSARNHFITALVTLGEGNHNYHHAFPNDYRNGLRWYEYDPTKIFIYIASLFGLAYNLNTFPDNEIQKGIVQQKQKVLDRWRAKLNWGIPLEQLPVMEFEDFLEQSKTRPLVLINGVVHDMTGFEHPGGQGLLRSAFGKDATAAFNGGVYDHTNGAHNLLSTYRVAVVRGGMEVEVWKSGAGAQLPMKDTQGQKIVRVGEQITRIQPPIEAAAAN; encoded by the coding sequence ATGACTGCTCCTTCTGCAACTGCTTTCTCCTCCGCTACCACTCAGCCCACCACTGAGGGTAACGCTTCTATGCGCAAGCGTACTATTCCTGTCGTCCCCAGCGTTCCCGAACGCAAATGGGATCCCAAGGCCCCCAAGCATATCCAAGAACAACCTTGGACCATGCAAAACTGGTGGAGACATTTGAATTGGCTTCATTGTATGCTTATCTTTGGTCTTCCCATGATCGCCATCTATGGTGTCTTTACCACTCCCTTACAAACCAAGACTTTGATTTTCGCCATTATATACTACGCCTACTCTGGTTTGGGTATCACTGCCGGTTACCATCGTCTCTGGTCTCATCGTGCTTACAAGGCTAAGAAGCCTTTGGAATACTTTTTGGCTGCCGGTGGTGCTGCTGCCTTTGAGGGCTCCATTCGTTGGTGGTCTCGTGACCATCGTGCTCACCACCGTTACACCGATACCGACAAGGATCCCTACAACGTCAAGAAGGGTTTCTGGTATGCTCATGTCGGTTGGATGATCATCTTGCAAAACCCCCGTCGTATTGGTCGCTCCGATGTCTCCGATTTGAACTCGGATCCCTTTGTCATGTTCAACCACCGTCACTTCTTGCCCATTGCTAGCTTCATGGCCTTCATCTTCCCTTCTCTCTTCTGCGGTTTGTTGTGGGGTGATTACCGTGGTGGTTATTTCTATGCCGGTGTCTGCCGTTTGGTCTTTGTTCACCACGCTACCTTCTGTGTTAACTCTCTTGCTCACTTGATCGGTAGCCAACCCTTTGACGACACCAACAGTGCCCGTAACCACTTCATCACCGCCTTGGTCACTCTTGGTGAGGGCAACCACAACTACCACCATGCTTTCCCCAACGATTACCGTAACGGTCTTAGATGGTACGAATATGATCCCACCAAGATCTTCATCTACATTGCCAGTCTCTTTGGTCTTGCCTACAACCTCAACACTTTCCCTGACAACGAAATCCAAAAGGGTATTGTTcaacaaaagcaaaaggtTTTGGACCGCTGGCGTGCCAAGCTTAACTGGGGTATTCCTCTTGAACAACTTCCCGTCATGGAATTCGAAGACTTTTTGGAGCAAAGCAAGACTCGTCCCTTGGTTCTCATCAATGGTGTTGTTCACGACATGACCGGTTTCGAGCACCCAGGTGGTCAAGGCCTTTTGCGTTCTGCTTTCGGTAAGGATGCCACTGCTGCTTTCAACGGTGGTGTTTATGACCACACTAATGGTGCCCACAACTTGCTTTCCACTTATCGTGTCGCCGTTGTTCGCGGTGGTATGGAGGTTGAGGTGTGGAAGTCTGGTGCCGGTGCCCAACTCCCTATGAAGGATACCCAAGGACAAAAGATTGTTCGCGTTGGTGAGCAAATTACTCGTATTCAGCCTCCCATCGAGGCTGCTGCCGCTAACTAA
- a CDS encoding uncharacterized protein (Schizosaccharomyces pombe specific protein) — translation MNPKKSIQLWELQSLLKGATYKKLIEKKTYEAGKERADNYDFLFMSFISFIVSCRLFILVFTFIFKGFPSAIQVIAMIDAVVNALLILIVLAMLFIGSRKLTVEIRRGEVEDFQENLKAREDTFNSSPYQRY, via the coding sequence ATGAATCCAAAGAAATCCATTCAACTATGGGAACTCCAGTCGTTACTTAAAGGTGCCACATACAAAAAACtaattgaaaagaaaacgtATGAAGCCGGTAAGGAACGAGCTGATAATTATgactttttgtttatgtcTTTTATCTCCTTCATCGTGTCTTGCCGTCTTTTCATTCTTGTGTTTACTTTCATCTTTAAAGGTTTTCCATCAGCTATTCAAGTAATTGCTATGATCGATGCTGTCGTAAATGCTTTACTCATACTCATAGTACTTGCGATGCTCTTTATAGGTTCTCGTAAACTGACAGTTGAAATTCGACGAGGTGAAGTTGAGGACTTTCAAGAGAATCTTAAAGCAAGAGAAGATACATTCAACTCTTCTCCATATCAGAGGTATTAA
- a CDS encoding uncharacterized protein (Schizosaccharomyces pombe specific protein) has protein sequence MASLDIHLYVKKDLTYGECVRVAKEKYKIIHRLLYISIIFLFLNYVVDIVCYVKNYNGFSFFCWVFLNLGVIGIIITVIIYYISIPKPDAESEFLNKPDSLNQNVGESQSNEPPKYTSTFMDELDKQD, from the coding sequence ATGGCGTCCTTGGACATTCATTTATATGTGAAGAAGGATTTAACCTACGGAGAGTGTGTAAGGGTcgcaaaagaaaagtataaGATAATTCACCGGCTTCTATATATTTCtattattttccttttcctcAATTACGTTGTCGACATTGTGTGttatgtaaaaaattacaatggtttttcttttttttgttgggtttttttgaatcttGGCGTTATAGGTATAATAATAACGGTGATTATCTATTATATTTCTATTCCTAAACCAGATGCTGAGTCTGagtttttaaacaaacCAGACTCATTGAACCAGAACGTTGGTGAAAGTCAATCTAATGAACCTCCAAAGTACACTTCAACCTTTATGGATGAGCTTGATAAACAGGATTAA
- the wtf11 gene encoding wtf element Wtf11, with protein MNSNYVPLTSSVDVEEKMESENGVDLGNDIDLEKGLPLKYNSENESGLPSNSASSYLINPDPTMDLEAQTFNHNESTTSVGHDNSNSPPKCRKTCSSNKVYSNEVPLLFVFVISISIVCIFDLVIFGCLQYNMVSMDDLHVMQRLSWFCASLALLFILMRYYDFWTKACKDGIKHIFKKWKNTPLAFLQVLIFNIIGFFVRKGLKDSFGEQWGLKTSLFAHVSFATMSIFIFIFETLKPGSCSVDWIARILKAVVYFLEDSDEL; from the exons ATGAACAGCAATTACGTTCCCTTGACAAGTTCGGTAGATGTGGAAGAGAAAATGGAATCGGAAAATGGAGTTGATTTAGGAAATGATATTGACTTGGAAAAAGGTTTACCTCTAAAATACAATTCGGAGAATGAGAGCGGTTTGCCTTCAAATTCAG CTTCTTCATATTTAATCAATCCTGATCCTACGATGGACCTTGAAGCGCAAACGTTCAATCACAATGAATCCACGACCTCTGTAGGCCATGACAATAGCAACTCTCCTCCTAAATGTCGGAAAACTTGTTCATCTAATAAGGTGTATAGTAATGAGGTGCCTCtgttatttgtttttgtgaTATCTATTTCCATAGTCTGTATATTTGATCTTGTTATCTTTGGTTGTCTACAGTATAACATGGTTTCTATGGACGATTTACACGTAATGCAACGTTTATCGTGGTTCTGTGCTAGCCTTgctcttttgtttattttaatgc GCTACTATGATTTTTGGACCAAGGCATGCAAAGATGGAATCAAGCACATTTTTAAGAAGTGGAAAAACACGCCTCTTGCTTTCCTTCAAGTGCTTATATTCAACATCATTGGCTTTTTCGTGCGAAAAGGTCTAAAAGACAGTTTTGGCGAGCAATGGGGGTTGAAAACATCTCTCTTTGCCCATGTTTCCTTTGCTACTATGAGCATCTTtatcttcatttttgaaacat TAAAACCAGGATCATGCAGTGTCGATTGGATCGCAAGGATATTGAAAGCGGTG GTGTATTTTCTTGAAGATTCAGATGAATTGTAG
- the emc4 gene encoding chaperone EMC4, protein MHINEETDWIDLVKPALAKKPKKIVDNSDKFPTPRGFQQKSLVSKNIHSGNSASSTSIFAKREEELQKDLLLKKAWELAYSPLKQIPMNAILAYMSGNSLQIFSIMTTLMLLVNPLKAITSTGSAFTPFKGTHPGTLWPAMGAYILFQLLLMGIGVYKLQRMGLLPTTTSDWLAWEVSKVFMDRSYGPSKTVL, encoded by the coding sequence ATGCACATTAACGAAGAAACAGATTGGATCGATTTGGTCAAACCAGCGTTAGCAAAGAAGCCCAAAAAGATCGTTGACAATTCTGACAAGTTCCCTACGCCTCGAGGATTTCAACAGAAGTCGTTGGTTTCCAAAAACATTCATTCAGGAAATTCAGCTTCCTCAACTTCCATATTTGCTAAACGAGAGGAAGAATTACAAAAGGATCTCTTACTAAAGAAAGCATGGGAGCTTGCATATTCCCCCCTTAAACAAATTCCTATGAACGCTATTTTAGCATACATGTCTGGTAATTCACTACAAATTTTCAGTATTATGACGACTCTTATGTTGCTTGTAAATCCACTGAAAGCAATAACATCTACAGGATCTGCCTTCACCCCATTTAAAGGCACCCACCCAGGAACCCTTTGGCCCGCTATGGGTgcttatattttattccaATTATTGCTTATGGGGATTGGAGTCTATAAGCTGCAAAGAATGGGATTATTGCCAACGACTACCAGCGATTGGCTTGCCTGGGAAGTCTCGAAGGTCTTTATGGATCGATCTTATGGTCCTAGTAAAACTGTTTTGTAA
- a CDS encoding uncharacterized protein (Schizosaccharomyces pombe specific protein) — MAANISKLEAIIDNTPNSSPDPEVSHKLWVSSLNKFQYTLPLLISNFAGLGIAFIYCLIAFIREMSHPSSRKDTMEHGLPIILCSTLMLVGNILYYFLSKHPLKVTVPEDLVQIPMQQMSSPAQEAP, encoded by the coding sequence ATGGCAGCAAATATCTCGAAACTTGAAGCAATTATTGATAATACACCGAATTCTTCCCCAGACCCAGAAGTTTCTCACAAGTTATGGGTGTCCtctttaaacaaatttcaataCACACTTCCTCTTTTGATTAGTAACTTTGCTGGGCTCGGAATTGCGTTCATTTACTGCCTGATCGCTTTCATTCGAGAAATGTCGCATCCTTCATCCAGGAAAGACACAATGGAGCACGGGTTGCCCATAATTTTGTGCTCTACGTTGATGCTTGTTGGAAACATCCTTTACTATTTCTTGTCGAAACATCCGCTTAAAGTCACCGTTCCAGAGGATTTGGTGCAAATTCCTATGCAACAAATGTCCAGTCCCGCTCAAGAAGCACCTTAA
- the rsc7 gene encoding RSC complex subunit Rsc7, with protein MDSTAGSDASTPTNHTVSSKKRRGRPPKGSYAAYGSSDDDDEEYSGRTRRRNRNTRPRVSAPSSSSTVVPKDLYSHRATLEDDELNFGVVDPEGEKKVNELGYLNGGREYRCRTFTCLGRGNRLYMLSTEPARAMGYRDSYLLFLKHRSLHKIIVDDSEKWDLIERNIIPHSYKGRAVGIVAARSIFREFGARIIVGGRRIVDDYWEGEFRARGFVEGELADPDDKLPPPGMPYNRNQYVAWHGASAVYHPQPSLEAQLPAAARKRKKEPPKDATWLFQHAKATAAYNNDITKYLVQKQDIGYFEPHTNLLHVPLNTQPTKTHWIQAKTGTECPAPKLDILVALNSDVAPQVSIANIPPSVYASCPLHVQEAIRKRQEQEIRSIRLNSMY; from the coding sequence ATGGATTCTACGGCTGGCTCCGATGCTTCCACTCCTACAAATCACACGGTAAGCTCGAAGAAGCGAAGAGGACGCCCTCCTAAGGGTAGTTACGCCGCATATGGAAGTagtgatgatgatgatgaagaatACTCTGGGCGTACGCGTCGTAGAAATCGTAATACTCGCCCTAGAGTTTCAGCGCCGTCTTCTAGCTCAACAGTAGTACCGAAGGATTTGTACTCACATCGGGCTACTTTGGAAGATGATGAGCTAAACTTTGGTGTAGTAGATCCAGAAGGAGAGAAAAAAGTGAATGAATTGGGGTATTTGAATGGCGGTCGAGAGTATAGATGTCGAACGTTCACGTGCTTAGGTCGTGGTAATCGATTGTATATGCTTTCCACCGAACCAGCGAGAGCAATGGGCTATAGAGATTcgtatttattatttttgaagcatCGTTCACTGcataaaattattgttgATGATTCTGAGAAATGGGACCTTATTGAACGAAATATTATTCCTCATTCTTACAAAGGCCGTGCGGTAGGTATTGTTGCTGCTCGTTCTATCTTTCGTGAATTTGGTGCTAGAATCATCGTTGGTGGTCGACGAATTGTAGACGATTACTGGGAAGGAGAATTCCGCGCTCGTGGTTTCGTCGAAGGAGAATTAGCTGATCCAGACGATAAATTGCCTCCTCCCGGTATGCCATACAATCGAAATCAATACGTCGCTTGGCATGGAGCTAGTGCAGTATATCACCCGCAGCCTTCACTAGAAGCTCAGCTGCCTGCAGCTGctcgaaaaagaaaaaaggaacCTCCAAAAGATGCCACATGGCTTTTTCAACATGCTAAAGCAACTGCAGCTTACAATAATGATATTACAAAATACCTTGTTCAAAAACAGGATATCGGTTATTTTGAACCACATACTAACTTGTTGCATGTTCCCCTTAATACCCAACCTACAAAAACCCATTGGATTCAGGCAAAGACTGGTACGGAATGTCCTGCACCTAAATTGGATATTCTCGTTGCTCTTAACTCGGATGTGGCTCCACAGGTGTCTATTGCAAATATCCCTCCCTCCGTTTATGCGAGTTGTCCACTCCACGTTCAAGAGGCTATTCGCAAACGTCAAGAACAAGAGATTCGTAGTATTCGTTTGAATAGCATGTACTAG
- the gst4 gene encoding putative glutathione S-transferase, translated as MDLLCRKFSRLTNRVVQQRFFIRTMSNTHITDWSSKDGEFRRQVSSFRERISPEHKYFQPEKDRYHLYVSYACPWAHRTLIVRKLKGLENVIPVHVVGWLMGPNGWNFDKENDSTGDPLYNSPYLRNLYFRADPNYNMRFTVPVLWDSKYNTIVNNESAEIIRMFNDAFNEVIEDEEKRVVDLYPSSLRTKIDELNDYFYDTVNNGVYKTGFATTAEAYEKNVRVVFQGLDRLEQVLKESKGPFLLGDHLTETDVRLYTTIVRFDPVYVQHFKCNIGTIRHNYPHINQWLKRLYWKHPAFHETTDFKHIKCHYTQSHTQINPLGITPLGPIPNVEYF; from the coding sequence ATGGATTTGCTTTGCAGAAAATTTTCACGTTTGACGAATCGAGTGGTACAGCAACGTTTTTTCATCAGAACCATGTCCAACACTCATATTACCGATTGGAGCTCAAAGGATGGCGAATTTCGAAGACAAGTATCTTCCTTTCGAGAGAGAATCTCACCTGAGCACAAGTATTTCCAGCCAGAAAAGGACCGTTATCATCTTTACGTGAGTTATGCATGTCCTTGGGCTCATCGAACACTGATTGTACGAAAACTCAAGGGTCTAGAAAATGTGATCCCTGTGCATGTGGTAGGCTGGCTTATGGGACCGAACGGGTGGAACTTTGATAAGGAGAACGATAGTACAGGGGATCCCTTGTACAACAGTCCGTACCTTCGCAATCTATACTTTCGCGCCGATCCCAATTACAATATGCGGTTTACAGTGCCGGTGCTGTGGGATTCCAAGTACAACACGATAGTGAACAACGAGAGTGCAGAAATCATCCGTATGTTTAATGATGCCTTTAACGAGGTAATTGAGGATGAGGAGAAGCGGGTGGTCGATTTGTATCCATCGTCGCTGAGGACGAAGATTGACGAGTTGAACGACTATTTCTACGATACCGTCAATAACGGCGTCTACAAGACGGGGTTTGCCACGACGGCAGAGGCGTACGAGAAGAACGTGCGCGTTGTGTTTCAAGGGCTCGATCGACTGGAGCAGGTTTTGAAGGAAAGCAAAGGACCGTTTCTTCTTGGAGATCATTTGACAGAGACGGATGTGCGATTGTATACGACGATTGTACGCTTTGACCCGGTATATGTACAACACTTTAAATGCAACATTGGTACCATTCGTCACAACTATCCTCATATCAATCAATGGTTGAAAAGACTATACTGGAAGCATCCGGCGTTTCATGAAACTACAGATTTTAAACACATCAAATGTCATTACACCCAAAGTCACACCCAAATCAATCCATTAGGCATTACTCCTCTTGGACCCATTCCCAATGTCGAATATTTTtga
- the spf30 gene encoding splicing factor Spf30 → MEKELEEYKSQLALVQISLQKTPQNEELQLLENDLKELISLTENLLQESVENDKNTFQNSQNGVAGFNTSKPVHIDFTPGNLVMARWVSGDYLFYPSRITAVSGFGANKKYTVQFLDYPDIETVSLKHIKAMPEEKRQEIEGNKEILKKSTTIRSTPVREPTKAISVASMSTSPSNYASRASSPDMKSSAAVTANVSPIQNVAQHVSTLPKISPIPPSNPPPVPSVSYSQKQQKQLKPKAALEASQNSWKQFAARGVKTGRVGKRKKIGESSIFKSTEDFPGRTNPKNFGNVARSGHREKHIYNYREDEDS, encoded by the coding sequence ATGGAGAAGGAATTAGAGGAATACAAGAGCCAGCTTGCTCTCGTTCAAATTTCTCTTCAGAAGACTCCCCAAAACGAGGAATTACAGTTACTggaaaatgatttaaagGAATTAATTAGCCTTACTGAAAACTTACTACAAGAAAGTGtagaaaatgataaaaatacGTTTCAAAATTCCCAAAATGGTGTTGCAGGTTTCAATACTTCAAAGCCAGTACATATCGACTTTACGCCTGGAAATTTAGTAATGGCCCGATGGGTTTCAGGagattatttattttatcctTCACGTATTACTGCTGTTTCAGGCTTCGGtgcaaacaaaaagtaCACAGTACAATTTCTTGACTATCCTGACATTGAAACTGTTTCCCTCAAACATATTAAGGCCATGCCTGAGGAAAAACGTCAGGAAATAGaaggaaataaagaaattctcaaaaaatctACCACTATACGTAGTACACCTGTTAGAGAGCCTACAAAAGCAATATCTGTAGCATCTATGTCTACAAGTCCTTCCAATTATGCGTCTCGTGCCTCTTCTCCAGATATGAAGAGTTCGGCGGCTGTAACGGCTAACGTATCTCCGATCCAAAATGTCGCTCAGCATGTTTCAACCCTACCAAAGATCTCTCCCATTCCTCCCTCTAACCCTCCACCTGTTCCTAGTGTTTCATACTCCCAAAAGCAGCAAAAACAACTAAAACCTAAAGCAGCACTTGAAGCATCACAAAATTCTTGGAAACAGTTTGCTGCTCGAGGTGTAAAAACTGGACGCGTTGGCAAACGAAAGAAGATTGGAGAATCTAgtatatttaaaagcaCTGAAGATTTTCCTGGAAGGACAAAccctaaaaattttggaaatgttGCGAGGTCTGGGCATCGCGAAAAGCACATCTATAATTATAGAGAAGACGAAGATAGCTGA
- the htb1 gene encoding histone H2B Htb1 produces MSAAEKKPASKAPAGKAPRDTMKSADKKRGKNRKETYSSYIYKVLKQVHPDTGISNQAMRILNSFVNDIFERIATEASKLAAYNKKSTISSREIQTAVRLILPGELAKHAVTEGTKSVTKYSSSAQ; encoded by the coding sequence ATGTCTGCTGCTGAAAAGAAACCCGCTTCCAAGGCTCCCGCCGGTAAGGCTCCTAGGGATACCATGAAGTCTGCTGATAAGAAGCGTGGTAAAAACAGAAAGGAAACTTATTCATCCTATATTTACAAGGTGTTGAAGCAAGTTCACCCTGATACTGGTATTTCCAACCAAGCCATGCGTATCTTGAACTCTTTCGTCAACGATATTTTTGAGCGTATTGCCACTGAGGCTTCCAAGCTTGCTGCTTACAACAAGAAGTCCACTATTTCTTCCCGTGAAATCCAGACTGCTGTTCGTTTGATTCTTCCCGGTGAGTTAGCCAAGCACGCCGTTACCGAAGGTACCAAATCCGTCACCAAGTATTCTTCTTCTGCTCAGTAA